The Erinaceus europaeus chromosome 16, mEriEur2.1, whole genome shotgun sequence genome includes a window with the following:
- the TMCO5A gene encoding transmembrane and coiled-coil domain-containing protein 5A isoform X2: MEEHKKEQPDYESEKMEILRLAQSKKNINSLNMDLERDMQRTDEANQELLQRIHEKEDEIQRLENELTQSKDVAEDEEWEKENCATLERERALQELEEETARLERKNETLVHSIAELQRRLTRTSPKVTKCDQSNLKRTPEESKIKLQQLETSCADQEKKLTKKYQETLRKIEEELETRFLEREVSKVLNVNSVKDNNSPNNENNWLLKMAALFCKRIFQYLFYTTLFFIRMLGYLFFHICFINPDILVNILPKILNRDILWKLRCFLFPSLTLETEDTLPH, encoded by the exons ATGGAGGAACACAAGAAAGAACAGCCAGATTATGA GTCAGAGAAAATGGAAATCTTAAGACTGGCCCAGTCAAAGAAGAACATTAACAGTTTGAACATGGACCTTGAGAGGGATATGCAGAGAACAGATGAAGCAAATCAGGAACTTCTTCAAAGAATCCATGAGAAAGAAGATGAGATTCAGAG GCTGGAAAATGAGCTCACTCAGAGCAAAGATGTGGCAGAAGATGAGGAGTGGGAGAAGGAGAACTGTGCCACACTGGAAAGGGAAAGAGCACTGCAGGAGCTGGAGGAAGAAACAGCCAGACTG gaaaggaagaatgagacTCTGGTCCACAGTATAGCAGAACTTCAAAGAAGG CTTACAAGGACATCACCAAAGGTAACCAAATGTGACCAAAGCAACCTGAAAAGGACCCCAGAAGAGTCAAag ATTAAGTTACAGCAGCTGGAAACTTCCTGTGCAGACCAAGAGAAGAAGCTGACCAAG AAGTACCAGGAAACTTTGAGGAAAATTGAAGAAGAACTAGAGACTCGGTTCCTTGAGAGAGAAGT ATCAAAAGTCTTGAATGTAAACTCTGTGAAAGATAATAACAGTCCGAACAATGAG AATAATTGGCTCTTGAAGATGGCAGCATTGTTCTGTAAAAG GATTTTTCAATATCTCTTCTACACCACCTTGTTTTTCATCAGAATGCTGGGCTACTTGTTTTTCCACATATGTTTCATTAACCCAGATATTCTTGTCAACATACTGCCCAAAATATTGAACAGGGACATCCTGTGGAAGTTAAGATGTTTCCTCTTCCCATCTCTGACACTGGAAACAGAGGACACACTACCACACTGA
- the TMCO5A gene encoding transmembrane and coiled-coil domain-containing protein 5A isoform X1, whose product MEEHKKEQPDYESEKMEILRLAQSKKNINSLNMDLERDMQRTDEANQELLQRIHEKEDEIQRLENELTQSKDVAEDEEWEKENCATLERERALQELEEETARLERKNETLVHSIAELQRRLTRTSPKVTKCDQSNLKRTPEESKIKLQQLETSCADQEKKLTKIMEDYTFVAQLCEDQALCIKKYQETLRKIEEELETRFLEREVSKVLNVNSVKDNNSPNNENNWLLKMAALFCKRIFQYLFYTTLFFIRMLGYLFFHICFINPDILVNILPKILNRDILWKLRCFLFPSLTLETEDTLPH is encoded by the exons ATGGAGGAACACAAGAAAGAACAGCCAGATTATGA GTCAGAGAAAATGGAAATCTTAAGACTGGCCCAGTCAAAGAAGAACATTAACAGTTTGAACATGGACCTTGAGAGGGATATGCAGAGAACAGATGAAGCAAATCAGGAACTTCTTCAAAGAATCCATGAGAAAGAAGATGAGATTCAGAG GCTGGAAAATGAGCTCACTCAGAGCAAAGATGTGGCAGAAGATGAGGAGTGGGAGAAGGAGAACTGTGCCACACTGGAAAGGGAAAGAGCACTGCAGGAGCTGGAGGAAGAAACAGCCAGACTG gaaaggaagaatgagacTCTGGTCCACAGTATAGCAGAACTTCAAAGAAGG CTTACAAGGACATCACCAAAGGTAACCAAATGTGACCAAAGCAACCTGAAAAGGACCCCAGAAGAGTCAAag ATTAAGTTACAGCAGCTGGAAACTTCCTGTGCAGACCAAGAGAAGAAGCTGACCAAG ATAATGGAAGACTATACATTTGTGGCCCAGCTCTGTGAAGATCAGGCCCTGTGCATAAAG AAGTACCAGGAAACTTTGAGGAAAATTGAAGAAGAACTAGAGACTCGGTTCCTTGAGAGAGAAGT ATCAAAAGTCTTGAATGTAAACTCTGTGAAAGATAATAACAGTCCGAACAATGAG AATAATTGGCTCTTGAAGATGGCAGCATTGTTCTGTAAAAG GATTTTTCAATATCTCTTCTACACCACCTTGTTTTTCATCAGAATGCTGGGCTACTTGTTTTTCCACATATGTTTCATTAACCCAGATATTCTTGTCAACATACTGCCCAAAATATTGAACAGGGACATCCTGTGGAAGTTAAGATGTTTCCTCTTCCCATCTCTGACACTGGAAACAGAGGACACACTACCACACTGA